The genomic stretch TGGAAGCATCAGCAAGCAAGATTTGCGAAGATTTTTAAAATGGGCTGCTGTCCATCTGGGTTTCTCTTCTTTGAAAGAAATTGAATCTGCTCCACCCACTGCTGAATTGGAGCCAATACGATCCAACTACAGCCAGGTATCTGATCACATAGATACAAACACGTCAAACAAAGCTAATTTTTCCTTCCAATCTTTCACCCCCTTCTTTTAACTTTCTCTAATCCTGTATAATCTTTTCCAGTCATTCTGTTTTTTCGCATGTAGCCATTGTCCTTCAACACAGAGATAGTTTTCTCCTTGATGTGGAGGCGAGACGTTTTTGTGTTTTAAGTTCTTTGTATGCCACTGTTAAATGCTGATATTGTGCATgactaatatatatattcttaaaaCACAGCTGGACGAAGTGGATATGGGAATGACATATGAAGAACTCTCGGTATATGGAAGGCTGCGAAAGATCTTTCGCTGTGGACCCGTATCCATGTTTAAggtttattttactttttgtttATGTTATAACCTTTCGACTTTGCTCTTGACAACTGCTCACCCTTCTTCGTACACGCACTTATCTCTCTTGTGCAATTAACAAGGTTGATAGTATGAGTCAGCATTGTTAGTGACAACTGCTAATTCCAGAAATGTATACGTAGGTTTGTGGAAGCTAGGATTTATTTGCATGCATAGGGATGCTGTATTATGTGTATTCCTGTTTGCATGAGGATCCTAAATATACTTTGCAAGTCCGTGTTTCTTCAAACTAATTTTTTCTTCCGGTGATTGTCAAATTAGTTTACTTTGCTGCAATCTCTGTTTGAATACTTTcttgttgatttattttctggTATCTATGGAAGAATCTCTGCTACAAATGGGGAACAAAGCTAACTCCAGCAGAGGTTGCTGAGAAAGTGAAATATTTCTTCAAGTACTATTCTATCAACAGACACAAGATGACAGTTCTAACTCCCTCATACCACGCAGAGGTACTATTTTTGGTTTTGTATGTTCATTTTTCTCTCCTTTAGCCTTCATGGGCCGGTTCTAACTATTTTTTTGTGCAGAGTTACTCACCAGAGGATAATAGGTTTGATCTTCGCCAGTTCCTATATAATGCAAGATGGCCATATCAATTCCGGAAGATAGATGAACTTGTGACACGGTTGGATGGTGATAGAGTGGCTATTGCAAATGAAGCATCGGGGCTCAGATCAGATGGTGGCATGGGTGTCGTAGCTGCAGGTTCGGGCAATCCAAGTGTTGGCTTATAAATTTTGCTATAGCCGATCGATACTCCCCTCGCCATGATGTTTGGTGTAATTTACGTGTTTTAAGTCTTTGTATATTAATGTCAACTTTAACTTGAGGTAGatgtcattttaaaaaaattaaatctttcCCCATGTTTTCTTCTAGTGATCGAATAAAAAACAGGGAACAACACTATGTCTGTCTATAAGCTGCATATCgtaaaatattattttccatCGATTGGATCTTCTCATTCAATTCATAGCCACATCAATCAGATTCAGTATATCAACCCACAAATTGTCTATATGCTGCATTTCGTAAGATATTTATCGCATTAAGCtttgaaaacaaaattttagaaaatgataCGATTGGCAACTCACAAAAAGCTACCGAATAAATTGACTACTATTCACTCTATTCTATAGACTATACTACTCTTTCTACCATGCTTTTAACTGTATCCACATACTTTAATATCTTATCATGTTATCTTCGTTATCCaataatattatactcctattttCATCATGCGTACATCATTATTTTAATGTCTTGTGTGCATATTAGCAGCAATAGTATATTTAAAAATGTGCCTATGGTTCgacattataaatttattatataccAATAAAAACGACTGTACTAtcatttttgttgaaatttgaatttgattaaCAATCATATTGTATATCACACTAAATATAGTACATAAAATTATATAGGTGATAACTACAGTAAGTTAGTCATTGTAAAATGTAAAAACTATGGATCATTGGTAGTTAAGGTATATATTAATGcttaataatagtagtactttttTAGTTAACAAGGTTCTTTTAAATGGAAGTTTAATCTATTTTTATTGACAGAAGAAGAAAAACTGAACGTaagaaaaagattaaaaaaatgtctTGGGggtatagagagagagagaattgttGAAAGAATGAGATGGGGTAATTTGAGGTACCAACTATAGAATACAAAAAGAGAGAGACAATAAATAAATGAACATTAAGTTTCACACAATTCCCTCTCTAGGTAAAAGATTTTATATTGCTTTAATGCAAGTGGATTCTTTTTTTAAGTGGTTTACAGATGAGTTGTATCCATTAGAGCTTAATCTATTCCGTGTTAAATCTTAATTAAAGTAATCAACATCTTCTCGTATCTCATGTCGATTCCACCAAAAAAAGATTCCCccattttgaattaaaaaacaaCCGTGAACATACATAGTCATGTTTGCTTATAAATGGAGTGTAAATGAGTTTGAGGAAACATAGCAGATTGAATAAAGATGAGGGTGTTGAAGGTGGCGACGTGCAGCTTAAACCAATGGGCAATGGATTTCGACAACAACATGACCAACATTAAGGAGTCCCTGCGCCGAGCCAAAGCCGCCGGCGCTGCGATCCGTCTGGGCCCGGAGCTTGAGATCACCGGCTACGGCTGCGAGGACCATTTCATGGAGCCAGACACCATCACCCACGCGTGCGTACTCATTCAATAACTCATCTATCTTGAAATTACATcactaaaaataatttaaaatgtgcgtttttatcatattttgtttatttatcttcGCTTAGCTGCCAATACACTTGTGTAGGTGGGAATGCTTGAAGGAACTGGTGACGGGCGATTGGACAGAAGGGATGCTATGCAGTTTCGGGATGCCGGTGAGCAGAGGGCCGGAGCTCTACAACTGCCAGGTGCTCTGCCTCAACAGGAAGATTCTCATGGTGCGCCCCAAGATGTGGCTGGCTAACGGCGGCGGCAGCAGCGAGCTCCGGTGGTTCACGGCCTGGAAGCAGGCGGAACCCCGGCTCGATGATCTCCTGCTGCCGCCTGATGTAGCTCAAGCCATCTCTCAGCCCACCGCGCCTTTTGGATATGGATTCATTCAGTTTCTTGACACGTGCGTTAGTCCCCCCTCTATCACACAATTGCTCGACTTGTTCATTTCATTGTAATTTCTGgtaaatattaattttcaaaatcttaTAAAAGTTGTCCCTATATTCATATTGACCTGACCTTAGTCACTATGCACCAGGACTTGGGCTGGACTAGACTGATGCATGATGCATTTTagaataatactccatattttactaTATAATAATGATTGTATATGTAAATTGTTTTTCAGTCAATTTGACAATTGTGTTGGTTCTTAGAGCTGTAGCTGCTGAAATCTGCATGGAATTATTTTGTCCTGTGCAAGTTCACCCTGAATTGGCTTTGAATGGAGTAGAAGTTTTCATGAATGCAAGTGGAAGCATTCATCTAGTGCAGAAGATGGAGCGTCGTCTTCGAACTATAACCACCGCCATGTCTGCTCGTGGAGGAGTTTACATGTACAGCAATCACATAGGATGCGACGGTGCTCGCCTTTACTATGGTATTGCTACCTAATATTTATGTAAACCACAACTAGTACTCGTAATTATAAATTCTCTGATTTTGGATTGCAGATGGATGCTCATGTATAGTTGCAAATGGAGATGTGGTTGCCCATGGCCAACAGTTTTCACTTAAAGATGTGGATATGGTTATTGCTCAAGTAGATCTAGACAAggtatgaaattcaatttcattCTTCCAAAACATTTTGTAATTGTAAATCATTATATACTGACTGATTATAATATGATCAGGTGGTGAATTTGAGACGCTCTCCCAGTAGCTACAAGGAACAAGCCAGTTGCAAAAACAAAGTTCCATCAATTTTTGTACCTCACAAGCTTTGCCACTCTTTCAAGCTCCAAAACTCAATTTCAACTCCAATAAAGGTAATATTATCCCAATTAATTATAGATTTGAATATGCATTATTGAGTTTgtaaagtataaaaaatatagGTCGAGTATCCTTGCCGTGAAGAGGAAATAGCAATGGGAGCAGCCTGCTGGTTGTGGAATTATCTTAGGAGAAGTGGTGCTTCAGGTTTTCTGCTTCCACTCTCTGCTGAAGTTGAAACTTGCTCTGTTGCTGCTATTGTTGCTTGCATGTGCCAACTTGTTGTCAAAGGTTAATTCAATCACCTGTTTATTATACTTATATCTTAAACAAATATTCTTTCAATTATTAAAGTTTTTCTTTTATGCAGAAATTGAAAATGGAGATGAACAAGTGAAAGCTGATGCAGTGAGAATTGGCCACTACAGTGATGGGCAGTTTCCAACGAATGCTAAACAATTTACTAAACGCATATTCTTCACGGTTTTCATGGGAACCGATACTAGGTGAGACCGATAGAACCATGGCGCTATACTATTGCTTTGTCTACCGGTtcagtttttaaaacattggtttgATGTGATAGTAACGAAGCCTCAAGTTCAAGCAAGCAACACTCGAGGGTGGTTGCAGAGGAAATCGGGGCATGGCATCTCGACGTTGCAATAGATGGAGTGGTATCTGCCCTGCTCTCCTTGTTTCAAACTCTCATCATCCCTAAAAAGGTACATCACCTCATGGCTTTTTTCTCCAAACTAGATTAACTGTTTCTTATATTCGTAGCTTCAGTCATGTATTATATGGTGACGCTTGACAAAACGCAAAAGTAGATATATAATATAACTAATAACAGTTGTTGAGTATTAGAGGCAGGAAAATGGGAGCACAGAT from Salvia splendens isolate huo1 chromosome 15, SspV2, whole genome shotgun sequence encodes the following:
- the LOC121769044 gene encoding glutamine-dependent NAD(+) synthetase-like isoform X2; this translates as MRVLKVATCSLNQWAMDFDNNMTNIKESLRRAKAAGAAIRLGPELEITGYGCEDHFMEPDTITHAWECLKELVTGDWTEGMLCSFGMPVSRGPELYNCQVLCLNRKILMVRPKMWLANGGGSSELRWFTAWKQAEPRLDDLLLPPDVAQAISQPTAPFGYGFIQFLDTAVAAEICMELFCPVQVHPELALNGVEVFMNASGSIHLVQKMERRLRTITTAMSARGGVYMYSNHIGCDGARLYYDGCSCIVANGDVVAHGQQFSLKDVDMVIAQVDLDKVVNLRRSPSSYKEQASCKNKVPSIFVPHKLCHSFKLQNSISTPIKVEYPCREEEIAMGAACWLWNYLRRSGASGFLLPLSAEVETCSVAAIVACMCQLVVKEIENGDEQVKADAVRIGHYSDGQFPTNAKQFTKRIFFTVFMGTDTSNEASSSSKQHSRVVAEEIGAWHLDVAIDGVVSALLSLFQTLIIPKKRQENGSTDIIDKSAIAKIRSRTRMVVAFTLASLLPWIHHKSGFYLVLSSTTADQGLSGNLTKLW
- the LOC121769044 gene encoding glutamine-dependent NAD(+) synthetase-like isoform X3; this translates as MRVLKVATCSLNQWAMDFDNNMTNIKESLRRAKAAGAAIRLGPELEITGYGCEDHFMEPDTITHAWECLKELVTGDWTEGMLCSFGMPVSRGPELYNCQVLCLNRKILMVRPKMWLANGGGSSELRWFTAWKQAEPRLDDLLLPPDVAQAISQPTAPFGYGFIQFLDTAVAAEICMELFCPVQVHPELALNGVEVFMNASGSIHLVQKMERRLRTITTAMSARGGVYMYSNHIGCDGARLYYDGCSCIVANGDVVAHGQQFSLKDVDMVIAQVDLDKVVNLRRSPSSYKEQASCKNKVPSIFVPHKLCHSFKLQNSISTPIKVEYPCREEEIAMGAACWLWNYLRRSGASGFLLPLSAEVETCSVAAIVACMCQLVVKEIENGDEQVKADAVRIGHYSDGQFPTNAKQFTKRIFFTVFMGTDTSNEASSSSKQHSRVVAEEIGAWHLDVAIDGVVSALLSLFQTLIIPKKRQENGSTDIIDKSAIAKIRSRTRMVVAFTLASLLPWIHHKSGFYLVLSSTTADQGLSVWLQLW
- the LOC121769044 gene encoding glutamine-dependent NAD(+) synthetase-like isoform X4, producing MRVLKVATCSLNQWAMDFDNNMTNIKESLRRAKAAGAAIRLGPELEITGYGCEDHFMEPDTITHAWECLKELVTGDWTEGMLCSFGMPVSRGPELYNCQVLCLNRKILMVRPKMWLANGGGSSELRWFTAWKQAEPRLDDLLLPPDVAQAISQPTAPFGYGFIQFLDTAVAAEICMELFCPVQVHPELALNGVEVFMNASGSIHLVQKMERRLRTITTAMSARGGVYMYSNHIGCDGARLYYDGCSCIVANGDVVAHGQQFSLKDVDMVIAQVDLDKVVNLRRSPSSYKEQASCKNKVPSIFVPHKLCHSFKLQNSISTPIKVEYPCREEEIAMGAACWLWNYLRRSGASGFLLPLSAEVETCSVAAIVACMCQLVVKEIENGDEQVKADAVRIGHYSDGQFPTNAKQFTKRIFFTVFMGTDTSNEASSSSKQHSRVVAEEIGAWHLDVAIDGVVSALLSLFQTLIIPKKRQENGSTDIIDKSAIAKIRSRTRMVVAFTLASLLPWIHHKSGFYLVLSSTTADQGLSALVT
- the LOC121769044 gene encoding glutamine-dependent NAD(+) synthetase-like isoform X1; amino-acid sequence: MRVLKVATCSLNQWAMDFDNNMTNIKESLRRAKAAGAAIRLGPELEITGYGCEDHFMEPDTITHAWECLKELVTGDWTEGMLCSFGMPVSRGPELYNCQVLCLNRKILMVRPKMWLANGGGSSELRWFTAWKQAEPRLDDLLLPPDVAQAISQPTAPFGYGFIQFLDTAVAAEICMELFCPVQVHPELALNGVEVFMNASGSIHLVQKMERRLRTITTAMSARGGVYMYSNHIGCDGARLYYDGCSCIVANGDVVAHGQQFSLKDVDMVIAQVDLDKVVNLRRSPSSYKEQASCKNKVPSIFVPHKLCHSFKLQNSISTPIKVEYPCREEEIAMGAACWLWNYLRRSGASGFLLPLSAEVETCSVAAIVACMCQLVVKEIENGDEQVKADAVRIGHYSDGQFPTNAKQFTKRIFFTVFMGTDTSNEASSSSKQHSRVVAEEIGAWHLDVAIDGVVSALLSLFQTLIIPKKRQENGSTDIIDKSAIAKIRSRTRMVVAFTLASLLPWIHHKSGFYLVLSSTTADQGLSGNLTKYGCSSGDINPIGSINMKDLRSFLKWAAVNLGYSSLAQTDQTNTLESLERGMTEEELSTYGRLRKIFHCGPVSMFENLCEKWGANMSPTQIAHKLKHFFKSYSINRHKMTILTPSYIMESQSCEDNRIDQRQILYNPEWAYQFRKIDQLVQQLDAEEEEEALPNPQIKNS